The nucleotide window ACGCTATTTAGCTAAGCGTATGGAAAGCTGCTCTTGAACTACTATGACGGATTATTCGGCGCCCCAGCCTTCAGAGGAAGAAGCTCAAAAACGCGAGAAAACCATCCTTAAGCTCAAGCTGAACACCGACCCGCGCTGGGTGGATATTGCCAGCAAAAACATTGAGGACATTCTCGTCGACCACGCCTACTGCGAGCAGAAGGCGGCCAGTACCGGTATTTCGCTGATTGTGAAATACCCCGAGAAAACGCGCCTCGTAGACGAGCTGACGGAGCTGGTAGCCGAGGAGTGGGCCCACTTCGAGCGGGTGCTGCAGGAGCTGCGCAAGCGCGGCCACCAGCTGGGCCGCCCCCGCCGCGACGAATACGTGGTGCAGCTGATGGCCCACGTGCGCAAAGGCGGCCTGCGCGAGCGGCAGCTCATGGACCAGCTACTGGTGTCGGCGCTGATTGAGGCCCGCAGCTGTGAGCGGTTCAAGCTGCTCTGGAAACACATTCCCGACCCTGAACTCAGCAAGTTCTACTACGAGCTGATGGTGTCGGAAGCCGGGCATTTCGTGGCGTACGTGGACCTGGCCAAGGAATACTGCGACGCCCGCGAAGTGGATGCCCGCCTGCAGGAGCTGCTCAAAATAGAGGGCGACATCGTGACCAATCTGCCCGTGCGCGACGACCGGATGCACTAGCGGTGAGATAGTGACGTGTCAGTGCGAGGCGACGCCGCAACAATCCATCCTGTACAGCACCAGACCGGTTATAAAACCAGAAAAGCCCCTGCCGTTTGTACTGACGGCAGAGGCTTTTCACATTTCAGGACTTTACACGTTGCTCAGGACGGATTATTTCGGCTCCGCCTCGCACCGACGCGTTCAAACCTGTCACCTGTTACCTGTTACCTGTTACCTGTTCACCATCCCCCTTTGAAGAAAGCAAGCCCGCCGGCACCGACAGAGCGCCCGTATGCGGGTCAATGACGCCGTTGCGCTCATCCTCGATGTTAGTGGCCTGGGTATAAACGTCGCCGGCAATATCGCGCCGACGCAGCTCCTGCTTGAACTGCCGGATGCGCTCCGTCCGCTCTTCCCCGGCCTGGGGCCCGCCGTAGTCGGCAAAGCCGAAGCCGCCCCACTCACTCACAATCAGGGGCTTCTGACGACGGTAGAAGAACGGGTCGCCCACCACCAGCGGGAAGGCGGCCGTGCCAACCATTTCGCCCTCCACCAGCCGGTCGAGCAACTCCTGCCAGCGCGGCAGGTCGGGGGTGTAGAGGTGGGCCGTGAGCAAATCGGACTTCAGGCGGCCCTCCTGCGAAATGTGCTGCCAGCCGTCGTTGTCCACCACCAGAAACTGCGGATGCTCGATCTGCATGTAGTGGTACATGTCGGTTATGTAGCGGCGAGTTTCGGGGTTGGTAGCAATGTCCTGGCAGCCCCAGTCCTCGTTATAAAGGCTCCAGATAACCACCGAGGGGTGCGACTGAATAAGGGCCAGCATGCGCAGCAGTTCGGCACGGTGGTTTTCGCGGCTGCGCGGGGTGGAGGAGTGGGGGCTCGGCACTTCTACCCACAGCAGTAGGCCCAACTCATCGGCCAGATTATAGATGCGCGGATCGACCCCGGCAATGTGCACCCGCACCAGGTTGCAGCCCAGCTCAAGCATGGCATGCATGTGCAGGCGCATTTCCTCGTAGGTGGCCGTGCCGGGCTGGTAGAGGATGCCGTCGAGATAAGTAGGCTCGTTGTTGAGGTACACGTGCCGCCCTCGGGATTCTACTTTGCGCATCCCGAAATGCGTTTCAATCTGGGCAGTATACCCTTCGGAATCGATGAGCTGAGCCACCAGCCGGTAGAGGTTGGGCATGCCCGGCCCCCAGAGTTTTGCCCCGGGTAGCTCCATCACCATCCGTTGCTGGCGCTGGCCCGCCTCTAGGCGCAGCTCAAACTCCGACACGGCCAGGGGCTGCGGGGCTGGCTCGTTGGTGGAGAATACCTGCAGGCGTACAGTATACACGCCGGGGTCGTGAATCCGGGTGGTCATATTGAAACGCACCAGCCGGTCTTCAATCACGCTTTCCACGCCCACGCGGGTGCGAAGGCGGTTGCGCTCCACCATCTCCAGCCATACCGAGCGCACGGCTCCGGTATGCGTTTGGTACCAGATGCCGCCGCGCTTGTACACGTGCGACTCCTGCTTGCCGCGGGGCGTTTCGGCGTCCATGGTATCGGCAATGCGCACGGTGATGCGGTTGTTGGGGCGCAGGTACTCGTCGCGCAGCTCAAACGAAAACGACGTGTACTCGCCGTAGTGAATGTCTTCGCCCTCAATCGTGCGCAGCAAGTGCCCGTTGAGCCACACCTGGGTTTCGTAGCCGCAGGCCCCGAAGGTGAGCTGAAACAGACTGTGGTCGTCGCCCCGCTCGGGTAAAGAAAATTCCCGTTCGTACCAGGCTACTACCTTATCCTGCCACCGGGAGGAAGGCTGGCCGGGCTCCCGGGTTTGCTCCATGTGCTCCTCCACCGAGCCGGGCCAGTTGGCTACGTGCTCGTACTGGTGGCTGACGTACCAGGCATCGCGCAGGCCTACGTCACCGGGGTCCAGAGCAAAGCGCCACTCCCCGTCGAGCAGCAGATAGTTGTTGGAGCGCAGCACGGCCCGCGGGAGGGGGTTCGTCGTGCGCAGGTCGCCATTGGTAGCCGAAAAGCCGAAGTTAGGTTGCGTGGAATTCATGAAAGCGCCGGTAGGTTAGGGCTTACAAACGGGGATTCGGGCGTTACGGATGCCATCCGCTGCAATTCCGCAACGTTGAGCTGAATAGCCCGTGCCATCAACAAATCAAAGTAGTTATGAAAACTTTTGCTCTTATCAGAGCAATTGCAGGGGATTTACTTAGCCCTAATAACTATATTAATAGTCGTTTGGCTTTATCTTGATAGTATCATTGAATATATTACCAATTCCCCGATAGCCACCCTCAATATACTCTTCGCGGGAAGTTACTGTAGAACCGCTTTCGAGTTTCGCAATGACATAATAAGCGTTTTCACCAGGGCTTTTAAAAATGACGTTTGTTTGCTCGCCCTGCGCAAGCCCTTTCACCTCTATACTGCCTCGTTCATGCTTTAATGTAAGGAGCTTTATAGGTCTCTTTGATTGATTCTTTACTATTACACAGACGTAGCCTTCAGGGAGAGACTCACTACTAAGCCTGTTTGAGAGAAAAATACTGGCTACTAGGCCGAAGCTGATGCAGGCAAATACACCGAGGATAACTTTTTTCATAAGGATGCCTAGCCCACTAGGACTCTAGAGTGTACATCTATCGGATTCTAACTGATTGCTGAAATAAACCTGGCTTAGGTCTTCTGCTTTTTCTTTTTAGCAGCCGGGAAGAGCACGTTATTCAGGATGAGGCGGTAGCCGGGGGAGTTGGGGTGCAGGGCCAGGTCGGTGGGCTCTTCCTCTACCAGGTGCTGGTAGTCTTCGGGGTCGTGGCCGCCGTAGAACGTCCAGGTGCCTTTGCCCAGCGTGCCGTGCATGTAGCGCACCTCGCCCGAGGCCTTATTGTCGCCCATCACCACCACGTCGGGCTTGATGAGCTGCTTGCGGAAGGCCGTAGTCTGGCCCATAAAGCCCTTGATGGTTTTCTCGTGGTCCTGAGTGAGCATGGTGGGCACCGGGTCGTACTTGGCTGAGAACGTGAACAGCTGGAAGTAGTCATTGTCCTCGTACACCCCGCGCTCCTGGGGCTGCATGTCGATGTTGGAGTACTCGTACTGGTACGGGTCGCGCACGAGCTGAAAGTCCTTGAAAGCCAGGGTACGGTTGAAGTTGAGCTTGCTCTGAGCGGCCGGGTCAGCCGGGTCGCCGTCGTACATGCTTTCCACCATATCCACGCCCAGGCCAGCCAAGGCAATGTCGTAGGTGTCGGTGGCCCCGCACATGGCAAACATGAAGCCGCCACCGGCCACAAACTCCTGCATGCGCGTGACCACGGCGCCCTTCATCTGGCTGACTTTGGCGAAACCGTTGCGCTTGGCCGCCGCCTCCGAGTCGCGCTGCTGCTGCTGGTACCAGGGGCGGTTGCGGTAGGAGGCGAAGAACTTGCCGTACTCGCCCGTAAAGTCCTCGTGATGAATGTGCAGCCAGTCGTACTTGGGCAGGTCGCCGTGCAGCACTTCGTCGTCGTAAATCTGGGTGTAGGGAATTTCGGCGTAGGTAAGCACCATCGTCACGGCATCGTCCCAGGGCTGCTTGCCCTTGGGTGTGTACACCGCAATCTTGGGTACTTTCTCCAGCTTCATGATGTCCATGTTGGCATTGGGGTCCGCAATTTCCTGCAGCACGCTGCCGTACTGGGCTTCCGAAATCACCTGGTAGCTCACGCCCCGCACAGCCAGCTCATTTTCCAGCCCCTCCACGCCGTTGCAGGCAAAGGCCCCGCCGCGGTAGTTCAGCAGCCAGTCTACCTCCACCTGCTTGGTGAGCAGCCAGAAGGCAATGCCGTAGGCCTTAAGGTGCTCCTTCTGGGTCTGATCCATGGGAATGAGCACGCGGTTAGCCCGCGCCGCCAGCGGCAGCAGGGTCAGCAGCAAGCCCACAAACAGAAAAAACGACTTCCGCATCATGTACGATATCCGTAAAAAACCAACGTAAGCAAATGTACCAAAACCAGCGGGAGTCCGCCCGAAAGCGGTTACCTTGCGGCGCCCGTTCCGCGTAGGGTGGGGCACCAATTTCAGGGTCTGAGGCTATGCACTTGCTAGAAAACATTCGGGAGGCGTTCCGTTCCATTCACAGTAATCTGCTGCGCACGGTGCTCACGGGCCTTATTGTGAGCATCGGCATCATGGCGCTGGTAGGTATTCTCACGGCCATCGATGCCATGAAGAACTCCCTGAACCAGACCTTCGCCAGCCTGGGGGCCAACTCCTTTGAAATGACGGCCAAGGGTTACAGCAACCGCTTCCGGCAGGGCGGCCGCCGGGAGCGCACCTACCCGCCCATCAGCTACCTGCAGGCCCAGCAGTACAAGCAGCAGCTCGGCGACGATGCCAAGGTGGGCCTCTCGGCCTTTATTGCGGGCGCTACGGAAGTGAAAGCCAACGGGGAGAAAACCAACCCGAACATGAACGTGGTGGCCGGCGACGAAAATTACCTGCTGATTCAGAACTACGAGCTGGGCAGCGGCCGGAGCTTTTCGCAGACGGAGCTGGACAACGGCGCCAACGTGGCCATTGTGGGCAGTGAAATCAAGGATAAGCTCTTTCCCAGCCAGAACCCCGTCGACCAGTACGTGTATTTCCTGGGCCGCCGGTTTCAGGTGGTAGGCGTGTTTGAGAAAAGCGGCCCCACCATGGGCGGGGGCGGCGCCGACCGCACCATCCTGATTCCACTGGAAACCGGCAACCAGATGCCCCGCCAGCAGGCCCTCACCTACGACGTGAAAACGGCCGTGGAAAAGCCCGAGAACCTGACGTACGTAACGGGCCAGGCCACCGGCATCATGCGCGCCGTGCGCCACGACGAACTGGGCCAGGAGGACTCCTTTGACTTGGAGCGCTCCGATTCCCTGGCTGCCAAGCTGGACAGTCTCTCCGGGGGGATGAAAGTGGGTGGTTTCCTGGTAGGCTTTATCACCCTGCTCGGCGCCAGCATTGCCCTCATGAACATCATGATGGTGTCGGTGACGGAGCGCACCCGGGAAATTGGGGTGCGCAAGGCGCTGGGCGCTACGGCCCTACAAATTCGTCAGCAGTTCCTGATCGAGGCCATTGTGATTTGCATCATGGGCGGGCTGTTCGGCATTCTGCTGGGCGTGGCTATGGGCAACGGCGTGTCGTTATTTGTAGGCAGTGGCGGCTTCGTGGTGCCCTGGCTCTGGATGACGATGGGCCTGATTATCTGCGTGACGGTAGGGCTGGCCTCGGGCTATTACCCCGCCAGCAAAGCCGCTGCCCTCGACCCCATCGAGAGTTTGCGCTACGAGTAGGAGAGAAACCTGGCGCGCAGGAAACCGAACCGTGCGGAATGGAAAAAGCGTGTCCCTGGCCTTATCGATGACGGGTTGGGAACAGCTGATTTAATGCGTTTCCGGGCAGCAGCTAAGTGGCCAGGCAGAGCACCATCAGCACAAACGGTAAGCGCCGTGCTGCTTTTCTCAGACTGCCGACAACTGCAGGTTGGGACGTAGGTATGAGCCAGAGAGCGGCTGCCCCGGCGCCGTTAGCTGGCCGGTGGCTGCAGGAAGTCCAGGACGGCTGCCAGAACCTGCGCCGGCTGCTCCTCGAACATATAGTGCCCGCTGTCCAAGATACCGACGACCCGGACGTCTTCGGCCATATAAGGCAAACTCATTTGCAGGTAATTGTACGACACGTGGCTGCCAATACCCAGCACCGGCATGGTAAGGCGCGCGTAGGTGCTAGCGTCGGCTATATCCTGGTCCAGTGCCTGATACCAGGCGTTTGAGGCGCGGATGTTCTCGGGCTGGTTGTAGACGGCTGCGTACACTGCCCGGTCGAAGGCCGACATGCGGCCCTCGTCCAGCATCACGTAGCGAAAGAGGTGCTCCAGCAGATACTCAAACCGCCCGGCCAGCAACTGCTCGGGCAACTCCTTCACCTGATTGAAGGCCATCCACCAGAGGTAGGGCTGCTGGCCGTTCATCTTATCGGTAAAGGAGCCGGGGGCTGGTAGCAGCGGCATCTGCCGCAGACCTTCGCTGGGGTGCGCCCCATCGGCCAGGATAAGCTTATGGGTGGCCTGCGGATAATTAAACCCGAAGCTGCTAGCCACCATACCGCCGATGTCATGCCCCAGGAGCGAGGCCTTCGTCACGCCCAGGTGGCGCAGCAGTTCGTAGATGTCCCGGGCCATGGTCTTTTTGTCGTAGCCCGCGGCGGGCTTCTCAGAACTGCCCATGCCGCGAATATCAACGATGATAACCCGGTAATGCCGGGCCAGCCCGGCGGCAATGGGGTGGTAGGAGTACCAGGTTTGCGGCCAGCCCGGCAGGCACACCAGCACTGGGCCACTCCCGCCCTCTACGTAGTGGAGCCGCACGCCATTAACGGTGGCGTAGTGGTCAGTGAAGCCGGGCAGGCGTCGGAGCAGCGCCTCGTCGGAGTAGGAGGCCGGAAACAGGGAAGAAACGGGTTGCACAGGCTTAAGCGGTTAAAAAGGTGATGGGGTTGGTCCAGGTCAGCTCCGGGTAGCGGGCATTGTCGAGCGCCGGGTTCTGCACACTGAACATGCTCAGCAGGTATTGCATCTGCTGCCAGTCGGCGTAGAGTTGCTGCTCACCGGCCGGGTTGGCCGCCCGGGCGCGCCGGATAGCCGCGGCCAGATCGGCGCGGGAGCCCAGCCGCACCAGCGTGAAGCGGCCTTTGTCGGTGGCCTCGGCCAGGGCAACCAGCTCGCGCGGGCTGGGCTGAAAGCTGGCGATGCGCAGGAAGCGGGGCGTGGCCGGGTCCAGCGCAGCAGCGGCCGTAAAGGCGGCCGTGTCGCCCTTCGTGGTGAAGTCGATGCGCCAGTCGGCGTCTTCCCAATAGCCTACCTGCTGCTGCCGGAAGTTCAGCAGCGGAATGTTGTAGCTCAGCACTTCGGCGAAAGCGCCGTTGAGAATGGACGTTGCGGCGATGGGAGCCTGGTCGAGGCGGGCCCGGAACGTGCGCCGCAGGTCGAAGTTGCGGTTGGCGCCGGGAGCCTGAAGGGTGTAGTCGCTGGCAAAGTCGGAGGGAATAAAGCGCGGCACGCGCGCTGCCACGGCCGCGCTGAGCAGCTGCGACTGAGCCTGCACGATAACCTGCTCCAGCCCCGCCAGGGCCGATACCACGCAACTCGCGCCCTGGCACGCCTGGGCGAGGGCCGCATGGTCCGTGAATTCGACGCGCCATACGTCCGCGCCTTGCCGGCAGAGGCGGTCTGTCTTCGCCTGGTCGGTTTCGGGGCGTACCAGCGCCCGCACGGTTGCGCCGCGCCGGTGCAGGGTGCTGATGATGCGGCCGCCCAGGTCGCAGGTGGCGCCGGCCACTACAATAAGAGCATTCATGCAAGTAGGGGTTGAGGGGAAAGCGCCGCAGTTCGTCGGCCGCTTTAATTACCTCAAAGGTCCCCCAATGCTTCCCGGACCAGTGCCTGATTCCTGCCTTCTACTTACATATTCTTGCGCTATTGGCGCGCGGTCGGGCCCTGTTGAAACGCCCGGGGACTCTGACCCACGGCCCGCTTGAAGGCGGCAGCAAAATGGGCCGGCGAGGCAAAGCCCAGCGCATCACCGATGGCAGCCACCGGCAACTCGCCGGCTCGCAGCAAAGCGCGGGCGCGCCGGATTTTCCAGTCCAGCACGTACTGATAGGGGGCGCGGCCGGTGGTGTGCCTGAAGCGGCGGGCGAAGTGAAACACACTCAGGTTGGCCATGCCGGCCAATACCTCCAGCGTCACGGGCGCTTCCGCGTGGGCCTCCAGGTAAGCATCGATGCGGGCCAGCACCGCGGCCGGCAGCCGGCCCCCGGGCCCGCTCGTTGGGCGGTGCTCGAACGTGGCGTGGTGCTCAATGAGATGGTAGCAGAGCGTAGTTACCAGCGACTCGGCATAGAGCTGCCCGAGGCCATTTGCCCGGCCCGTGGCCGCCAGCAGCTGCTGAGCGAGCTGGGCGAGCAGCCCATCCTCGCAGCGAAACCGCTCCCGCAGGGCGAAGGCGCGCACGTCCAGGTCGCGACGGGCCCGGTTTTCCAGGGCAAGGGCATCCAGATGCACCTGAATGATGTCTACCGGGCTGTCCCAGTTAAACGGGCCGTACTCCCCACCCGGGTACAGGCCCACGTCGCCGTGCCGGAACTGGTCTGCTTCCACGCGGCTTCCGGTGCGGCGGCTGGCAACTACCGGCTGCGGCCCCTGATGCACCAGGAGCAGGTGGTGCTCGTGGCAGTGAGCCGGCAGAGCCGCTGGGGCCAGCTGGTAGCGCTCAATCCGTACCCCGGGCCAGTCCAGCACGGCACTGCTCGTCAGGGCCGGGCCCTCGTAGAGCTCGGAGGTGTAGGTATAGGTGGCAGGTGCAGGCATAAGTGGCAAGTAACAGCTTCCGACCTGTAATAGTTGGCCGCAGTACCCCGGCACCCTCTGATACGAGTCGATACCTAACCCAGGCAGAAGGGTCAAAATCCGTCCAGATGCCCGCTGGTTGAGCGTAGGCTTTGTGCGGGAAGGGAGCATAAAGGCAACGCTAGTACAGATTCAAACCTCTCCGCGTCTTGTAAAATACTTCAGCGTAGGTGCTACTAATGGGGATGAGTTGGTC belongs to Hymenobacter sp. J193 and includes:
- a CDS encoding tRNA-(ms[2]io[6]A)-hydroxylase, encoding MTDYSAPQPSEEEAQKREKTILKLKLNTDPRWVDIASKNIEDILVDHAYCEQKAASTGISLIVKYPEKTRLVDELTELVAEEWAHFERVLQELRKRGHQLGRPRRDEYVVQLMAHVRKGGLRERQLMDQLLVSALIEARSCERFKLLWKHIPDPELSKFYYELMVSEAGHFVAYVDLAKEYCDAREVDARLQELLKIEGDIVTNLPVRDDRMH
- a CDS encoding glycoside hydrolase family 2 protein codes for the protein MNSTQPNFGFSATNGDLRTTNPLPRAVLRSNNYLLLDGEWRFALDPGDVGLRDAWYVSHQYEHVANWPGSVEEHMEQTREPGQPSSRWQDKVVAWYEREFSLPERGDDHSLFQLTFGACGYETQVWLNGHLLRTIEGEDIHYGEYTSFSFELRDEYLRPNNRITVRIADTMDAETPRGKQESHVYKRGGIWYQTHTGAVRSVWLEMVERNRLRTRVGVESVIEDRLVRFNMTTRIHDPGVYTVRLQVFSTNEPAPQPLAVSEFELRLEAGQRQQRMVMELPGAKLWGPGMPNLYRLVAQLIDSEGYTAQIETHFGMRKVESRGRHVYLNNEPTYLDGILYQPGTATYEEMRLHMHAMLELGCNLVRVHIAGVDPRIYNLADELGLLLWVEVPSPHSSTPRSRENHRAELLRMLALIQSHPSVVIWSLYNEDWGCQDIATNPETRRYITDMYHYMQIEHPQFLVVDNDGWQHISQEGRLKSDLLTAHLYTPDLPRWQELLDRLVEGEMVGTAAFPLVVGDPFFYRRQKPLIVSEWGGFGFADYGGPQAGEERTERIRQFKQELRRRDIAGDVYTQATNIEDERNGVIDPHTGALSVPAGLLSSKGDGEQVTGNR
- a CDS encoding asparagine synthetase B — its product is MRKSFFLFVGLLLTLLPLAARANRVLIPMDQTQKEHLKAYGIAFWLLTKQVEVDWLLNYRGGAFACNGVEGLENELAVRGVSYQVISEAQYGSVLQEIADPNANMDIMKLEKVPKIAVYTPKGKQPWDDAVTMVLTYAEIPYTQIYDDEVLHGDLPKYDWLHIHHEDFTGEYGKFFASYRNRPWYQQQQRDSEAAAKRNGFAKVSQMKGAVVTRMQEFVAGGGFMFAMCGATDTYDIALAGLGVDMVESMYDGDPADPAAQSKLNFNRTLAFKDFQLVRDPYQYEYSNIDMQPQERGVYEDNDYFQLFTFSAKYDPVPTMLTQDHEKTIKGFMGQTTAFRKQLIKPDVVVMGDNKASGEVRYMHGTLGKGTWTFYGGHDPEDYQHLVEEEPTDLALHPNSPGYRLILNNVLFPAAKKKKQKT
- a CDS encoding ABC transporter permease, with protein sequence MHLLENIREAFRSIHSNLLRTVLTGLIVSIGIMALVGILTAIDAMKNSLNQTFASLGANSFEMTAKGYSNRFRQGGRRERTYPPISYLQAQQYKQQLGDDAKVGLSAFIAGATEVKANGEKTNPNMNVVAGDENYLLIQNYELGSGRSFSQTELDNGANVAIVGSEIKDKLFPSQNPVDQYVYFLGRRFQVVGVFEKSGPTMGGGGADRTILIPLETGNQMPRQQALTYDVKTAVEKPENLTYVTGQATGIMRAVRHDELGQEDSFDLERSDSLAAKLDSLSGGMKVGGFLVGFITLLGASIALMNIMMVSVTERTREIGVRKALGATALQIRQQFLIEAIVICIMGGLFGILLGVAMGNGVSLFVGSGGFVVPWLWMTMGLIICVTVGLASGYYPASKAAALDPIESLRYE
- a CDS encoding alpha/beta fold hydrolase, encoding MQPVSSLFPASYSDEALLRRLPGFTDHYATVNGVRLHYVEGGSGPVLVCLPGWPQTWYSYHPIAAGLARHYRVIIVDIRGMGSSEKPAAGYDKKTMARDIYELLRHLGVTKASLLGHDIGGMVASSFGFNYPQATHKLILADGAHPSEGLRQMPLLPAPGSFTDKMNGQQPYLWWMAFNQVKELPEQLLAGRFEYLLEHLFRYVMLDEGRMSAFDRAVYAAVYNQPENIRASNAWYQALDQDIADASTYARLTMPVLGIGSHVSYNYLQMSLPYMAEDVRVVGILDSGHYMFEEQPAQVLAAVLDFLQPPAS
- a CDS encoding NmrA family NAD(P)-binding protein; the encoded protein is MNALIVVAGATCDLGGRIISTLHRRGATVRALVRPETDQAKTDRLCRQGADVWRVEFTDHAALAQACQGASCVVSALAGLEQVIVQAQSQLLSAAVAARVPRFIPSDFASDYTLQAPGANRNFDLRRTFRARLDQAPIAATSILNGAFAEVLSYNIPLLNFRQQQVGYWEDADWRIDFTTKGDTAAFTAAAALDPATPRFLRIASFQPSPRELVALAEATDKGRFTLVRLGSRADLAAAIRRARAANPAGEQQLYADWQQMQYLLSMFSVQNPALDNARYPELTWTNPITFLTA
- a CDS encoding helix-turn-helix transcriptional regulator, producing MPAPATYTYTSELYEGPALTSSAVLDWPGVRIERYQLAPAALPAHCHEHHLLLVHQGPQPVVASRRTGSRVEADQFRHGDVGLYPGGEYGPFNWDSPVDIIQVHLDALALENRARRDLDVRAFALRERFRCEDGLLAQLAQQLLAATGRANGLGQLYAESLVTTLCYHLIEHHATFEHRPTSGPGGRLPAAVLARIDAYLEAHAEAPVTLEVLAGMANLSVFHFARRFRHTTGRAPYQYVLDWKIRRARALLRAGELPVAAIGDALGFASPAHFAAAFKRAVGQSPRAFQQGPTARQ